The genomic region GGCGATAAGATGAAAAGTGACATTCATGCTTTATCTATGAAGACTTATACGCCAAATGAATGGGATCAATTAAAAACGTAATATTGAGGAGTAAGGCATGAGTGTGCAAGATAAGATACAAAAAACAATCAATGAACACAATGTAGTTTTATACATGAAAGGAAGCCCCAAATTTCCTCAGTGTGGATTTTCTAGTCTAGCAACTAAAATTTTAGATGCTTGTGATACTGATTTTCATGCTGTTGATGTATTGCAAGACCCGGAAATAAGAGAAGGCATCAAAGTATTTGCTAATTGGCCAACTATTCCACAGCTTTATATTCATGGCGAATTTATTGGCGGTGCTGACATTATTAAAGAGATGTATGAAACTGGAGAATTAGTAAAGTTATTAAAGGCTAACTCATAACTTGGATAAGTTAGTTATTCAAGGACAGTCACCCCTTCACGGCGAGCTTGAAATATCAGGTGCTAAAAACGCAGCCTTACCTATACTTATTGCATCTCTTCTTACTGAAGATACATTGTCGTTAACACACGTACCAGATCTTCAGGACGTTAATACAGCCAAGTCTTTGCTGAAGTATATGGGCGTTAATATCCAGGTTACAAAAGACAAAACCGAATTAACTGCAAAAGAAATTATTAATAAAAATGCGCCTTATGAGCGAGTCAAAACAATGCGCGCTTCTATTCTTGTTTTAGGCCCTTTGCTTGCAAGATTTGGTGAGGCGCGAGTTTCATTGCCGGGAGGTTGCGCTATTGGATCTAGGCCTGTTGATATCCATATCAAAGGCTTACAAGCAATGGGCGCAAAAATAGATATTCATAATGGCTATATTGAGGCTTCGACAAAACATTTACCGAAGACTAAGTTACAAGGCTGTAAATTTTATATGGATATTGTGACTGTTACAGGTACCGAGAATTTAATGATGGCTGCTTCATTAGCCGAAGGGATAACTGTTTTAGAGAATGCTGCTAAAGAACCTGAAGTTGTAGATCTTGGACAGTGTTTAAATAAAATGGGAGCCAAGATTCAAGGTCTAGGGACTGACGTGATTACAATTGAAGGCGTGGACTCAGTTCACAAAGCAAATCA from Candidatus Methylopumilus universalis harbors:
- the murA gene encoding UDP-N-acetylglucosamine 1-carboxyvinyltransferase, whose translation is MDKLVIQGQSPLHGELEISGAKNAALPILIASLLTEDTLSLTHVPDLQDVNTAKSLLKYMGVNIQVTKDKTELTAKEIINKNAPYERVKTMRASILVLGPLLARFGEARVSLPGGCAIGSRPVDIHIKGLQAMGAKIDIHNGYIEASTKHLPKTKLQGCKFYMDIVTVTGTENLMMAASLAEGITVLENAAKEPEVVDLGQCLNKMGAKIQGLGTDVITIEGVDSVHKANHDVIFDRIEAGTYLAAVAMTGGDVLLKNVQHKYLDAITQKLIETGVKIESYENSIRIKSDGKLKAVSIRTAPYPAFPTDMQAQMMALNTIAEGVSEVTETIFENRFMHVQELIRMGAQIDIRGNTAIIRGKEYLEGASVMATDLRASASLVIASLAARGQTTIERIYHLDRGYEKLEDKLNQLGANIKRIH
- the grxD gene encoding Grx4 family monothiol glutaredoxin, with amino-acid sequence MSVQDKIQKTINEHNVVLYMKGSPKFPQCGFSSLATKILDACDTDFHAVDVLQDPEIREGIKVFANWPTIPQLYIHGEFIGGADIIKEMYETGELVKLLKANS